The Bacillus vallismortis genome window below encodes:
- a CDS encoding CBS domain-containing protein, with the protein MTKIKDLMTADLQYCTVLDNVYEAAVKMKDANIGAVPVVDEDGETLVGIVTDRDLVLRGIAIKKPNSQKITDAMTEKPVSVEEDASVDEVLHLMASHQLRRIPVTKNKKLTGIVTLGDLSLSEQTNERAGSALSDISEGDDREEGFFH; encoded by the coding sequence ATGACAAAAATAAAAGATCTGATGACAGCCGACTTGCAATATTGCACGGTATTAGATAATGTATATGAAGCTGCAGTAAAGATGAAGGACGCGAATATAGGTGCGGTTCCGGTAGTAGATGAGGATGGAGAAACCCTCGTTGGCATCGTGACCGACCGGGATCTCGTGTTAAGAGGAATCGCTATAAAAAAACCGAATTCGCAAAAAATCACTGACGCGATGACCGAAAAACCTGTCAGTGTGGAGGAAGATGCTTCAGTCGATGAGGTTCTTCATTTGATGGCATCACATCAGCTCAGAAGGATACCCGTTACAAAAAACAAAAAGCTGACTGGAATCGTCACGCTTGGTGATCTTTCTTTATCTGAGCAAACGAATGAACGTGCCGGCAGCGCCTTATCGGATATTTCCGAGGGTGATGACAGAGAAGAAGGCTTTTTTCATTAA
- a CDS encoding CAP domain-containing protein, translating to MKNILRALVILLIICGTYVLFIQYGSVPEKKSNDSEPQVSNEEAQSGKRIHMPTSGLLSFMGKSADDVTKKLGKPERIDPSAYDYDWWVYNQGKDQYIQIGVLNNKVVTLFAAGNDINAKPFKIGESTGEVFKTTQVAPFVNVEYKGNSYRFEFSEEDINTRPTVKVGKMYVQLYMDKFEGKLSSIRAFDAQTFVKQRPYEVVYRGELMKSKDVSDDKWEKIQTTSEKQIFDLTNVIRVKYGLAKLEWDQPTAEVAFGHSEDMKDNNYFSHVSKKYGTLKDRLEEGDVDFQQAGENIAYNYVDGPAAVEGWLNSEGHRKALLNSDYTHLGVGVDRKYYTQNFIKRW from the coding sequence TTGAAAAATATATTGAGAGCACTGGTTATCCTCTTGATTATTTGCGGAACTTACGTTCTGTTTATTCAATACGGATCTGTTCCTGAAAAAAAATCCAATGACAGCGAGCCTCAAGTGTCTAACGAGGAAGCGCAAAGCGGCAAACGAATACATATGCCGACTTCAGGGTTATTGTCCTTTATGGGCAAGTCCGCCGATGATGTAACAAAAAAGCTTGGGAAACCTGAACGCATTGACCCTTCCGCATATGATTACGATTGGTGGGTTTACAATCAAGGAAAGGACCAATATATCCAAATCGGAGTATTAAATAATAAAGTGGTCACATTATTTGCAGCTGGGAATGATATTAACGCAAAGCCTTTCAAAATTGGCGAATCAACCGGAGAAGTATTCAAGACGACCCAGGTGGCGCCGTTTGTGAATGTAGAGTATAAAGGAAATTCTTATCGATTTGAGTTTTCTGAAGAGGATATCAATACCAGACCGACTGTAAAGGTAGGAAAGATGTATGTCCAGCTGTATATGGACAAATTTGAGGGGAAGCTATCCAGCATCAGGGCGTTTGATGCGCAAACCTTTGTAAAGCAAAGACCTTATGAGGTTGTTTACCGCGGTGAATTAATGAAATCAAAAGATGTTTCAGATGATAAGTGGGAAAAGATCCAAACGACGAGCGAAAAGCAAATATTTGATTTGACGAATGTCATACGTGTCAAGTATGGACTTGCGAAGCTTGAGTGGGACCAGCCGACGGCGGAAGTAGCTTTTGGACATAGCGAGGATATGAAGGACAATAACTATTTCTCCCATGTTTCTAAAAAATACGGGACGCTGAAAGACCGCTTAGAAGAAGGGGATGTTGACTTTCAGCAAGCGGGAGAAAACATCGCATACAATTATGTGGACGGCCCGGCCGCTGTAGAAGGCTGGCTTAATAGTGAAGGCCATCGAAAAGCGCTTTTAAATTCAGATTATACGCATCTAGGTGTCGGAGTAGACCGGAAATATTACACCCAAAATTTTATTAAGCGATGGTAA
- a CDS encoding YugN family protein, whose product MLKFTESGLEGVKAELSWLDDLMESKGLIRAGQWDYERVTYDRKFSTIEGTFYLRIPGIAAEGDVGSGRAVIQLMPPLLGKHYYPHGVEYGETEEFPVQVVTKSKALIQDISDMLKTVQM is encoded by the coding sequence GTGTTGAAGTTTACTGAAAGCGGGCTTGAAGGAGTAAAGGCTGAGCTCAGCTGGCTAGACGACTTGATGGAAAGCAAAGGTCTCATCAGAGCGGGTCAATGGGATTACGAAAGAGTCACCTATGACAGAAAGTTTTCGACGATTGAGGGTACGTTTTACCTGCGGATACCAGGCATTGCGGCTGAGGGCGATGTTGGAAGCGGCCGCGCCGTGATTCAATTAATGCCCCCTCTCTTAGGTAAGCATTACTACCCGCACGGAGTAGAATATGGAGAAACGGAAGAGTTTCCCGTACAGGTTGTAACAAAAAGCAAGGCACTGATTCAGGACATATCCGACATGTTAAAAACAGTTCAAATGTAA